GTTTTTTTCCCTTTGAAAAAGTTTTCTAAAAAGTCCCTTTCCGATAGGAAATGCTCCGTGTCATAAGCCCGGGCCTGAACGCCGGATTGAAGGCAAAAGTCCTTCAATTGCTTATCAAGACGGTATTCATCAGGAAGCTGGTATTCAAATAACGCTATCTTTTCTTCCCTTATAATCCAGCTGAGATTTTTCACCAAGTCCTGTTGGTTGGCAGGATGATCCAATCCTATGTACAAAACTTTATGCCCATGATTTTTAAGGTGATCAGCCAAACTTCTCATTGCCATAAAAAAAGCAATCACTTTCTGTATATGATGTCTTACATAATCCGTCTCTTGCCGGATTTCCATCATCACATATAACTTGTCATTGCTTTTATCCTTAAACCAACTGTGGTTCCTATTGAGTTGGTCACCTAAAATCAATCTTAGCGTTTTTGGCATAAACAAAGGGATTATGACATCATAATCCCTTTAAGTCTTCATTGTTTAAAAATCTATTCAAAAAAGCTACGTCAATATTTGAAACAGGGTAAGATGCTTCCCTTTCTTCCTGCCTGCTTTGCATCCCCTGATAAAAACGACAATCTCATCGATACCTCATGTGCTCCTCCGGTATTGGCCTGGCCCAAAGGGGACAAAGTGAAATCGTAGCTGTAACCAATATCCAATCCATTTCCCAACGAAAAACCCACTAATCCTATCAATGATTCATTGTTGGGAAGGGCATTGCCCAGATTGGGAAGCCCTCTATACCACAAGCCAAAAACAACAGGCTGAAGGTTAAACTGTGCCCCTAAATCCAACTGATTGAAGGGGTCCTGATGTTTGTAATTAAATGCCAATACCAGTTCCCTCTGGCCTTGGCTATTGTTCATAAAGTTTCGAACCGAACCGCCCGAAAGGTCAAACTTCAATCCGCCATGGGCAGAGATTTTCATGGGCCATCTGCTGATCTGATCATCAATAAACGAAATGTTGGGTTGCGTAATATGATGCGCTGAAAGCCCTAACCAACCAAACTCATTATTGAACAGCATTCCAAAATGGTAATCCACATATCGGTGCCTACTATCCAGGCCCAATAATTCACCACTTTGGTCTCCCACCGAACCCGTACCTCTGTCTATTTGACTTTCAAAAATAAATTGGTTCATATTGGCATCCCTGGAAAAAAAGCTGGCCTGACCGCCAAATCTCAAAAAACTGTTGAACCCCAATTGAACCCGATAAGAATAAGCAAGTCCCACCTCAGTAGTGCTCAGGCCGGCCACTGTTTCATTCATCCCGTTCACTATTAGCCCAATACCGGAATTCAAATTGAAAAAATAATGGTCAAAATAGGCCGAATAGGCATTCAGGCTATGTTCAAGACCCGGCCATTGGTTTCTGAAATTCACCCCAAAACGGGTCATTTCAGAAGAACCTGCAAAAGCAGGGTTCAGGTAAATCGGCGCTGCATAAAACTGGGAAAACTGGATATCCTGCGCTTTTCCAAAACTAGCAATTACCAAAAAACTAAAACACAAAAGTAACTTTTTCATAATCCTAACGAACTAATGTAACCGTGCCGGTCTTTTGCACAGTCTCTCCGGTAATAGTGGTATACTGAACCTTATAGATATAATTTCCTCTAGGTAATAGCCGCCCTTTGTTGGTTCCATCCCAGCCGCTGATTTCCAAGCCCCGTGACGCAAAAAGGTGTTCTCCCCAATGATTGAAAATGTCCATCTCAAAGTTTACAAGGCCTTTATAAACAGGTCTGAATACATCATTCAGCCCATCCCCATTTGGGGTGAATGCGTTGGGGATTGTCACCCATTCCTCTGTTTCCAAGACCGTGACAAGCCTCTTTTGGACAGAGGAGCAGCCATAAATGTCATATCCCCTCAGTGTGACATCAAACTCTCCGGGCTTTTTAAAAACATGGACCGGATCTCTGTCCATTGCTGTAGCCCCGTCTCCAAAATCCCACTCCCAGGCAATAAAATCTTCCCCGATTTCACTTTCAAACACCAAAGGCTCCAACACGTGTACCTCAGGCTCAGAGGAAAAAGAAAGCTTCCTCACATTGAAATCAATCCTGCCGGCAATCAGGTTATTAAAGGGAAAATCCACCCTTAACTTTTCTACTACCGTACAGCCTGTATTGTCCACAACTTCTACCTGTATTTCGCCTGGCCGGTTGAATACAATTTCATTTTTCCCAGTCTCTCCTGTTCCCCACTTAATGGTATATGGCGAGACTCCCCCTTGAATATTTACCCAGGCAAAACCAGTGGCTTCACCTGACTCACAGTTCAACTCAATGCTGGACTCCAACCTCGCTGTTAATTTTTGAGGCTCCTGTACCATTACTTGCGTATTGACTTCACAGCCAGAGGCGTCTTTAATCTTAAGCGTATAAGTACCGGCCTTCAATCCCCTCAGGTTTTGAGAAGTGGCCCCATTACTCCAGCTAAAAATTAATGGTGCCTGCCCCCCTTTGACTTCCATATCTATTTCACCATCTGAGGCTCCATGACAAAGGTTATGTTGTATCCTGGAAACAGTTACTTCAACAGTGGAGGGAGACTTGATTTCAAAAGTTTTATTGATTGTACAGCCCGCCTGATCTTTGATTGCAACTTCATATTTTCCGGGCCCTACACCGGAAATATCTTTGGTTGTCATGCCATTAGACCATAAAAAGGTGTAGGGAGCTTTTCCTCCGGTGATATCTAAAGAAATTGCACCCGAAGAATTATCTGAGCAACTGATCTGCTGGATATTTTCCTTCACTTCAAAAGAATCTGCATTGGATTTAATTTCGAATGTGAGCGTGGCATCACAATTGAACATATCAATGACCTTTACGCTGTAGATGCCAGGCATCAAACCCTTCGCCTCCAATTCATCTTCCAGACCATGACTCCATAAAATTTTGTATGGTTCTCCCCTTCCAAATCTGATATTTACCTTGGCGCTCCCATCAGGAGTTCCGGAACAGGAGGCGGCTTGAATACCTGCCATTTCGACAATCAATGGAAAAGGCGGCTGTATAACAATCCGCTCTTCATGCCTCCGGCCCTGACTGTCCGTGATAAATACGGTGTAAGTTCCGGCAAAAAGGTTGTGTCTGTTTTGGGTCCTTTCCTGATTATTCCAAAGAAATGAATACGGCGGAGTTCCACCCGAAACCTCCAGGATAATATGCCCCCTATCCAAATGATGACAAAGGGCAAGTTTTCCTGAAACCTTTACTGAAAGTTGCGCTGCCGGCTGTCCTAGATCTGTCCTTTCCAGACCCTGTGAGCCAGGATTATAAGCCCAAAATGATTTAGGAGCAGACAAGGCAAATGCCTGCTGCAATAAAGACAGCATGAAGATCAAAGCTACTATTTTCCTAAATCCTGACATTTTTCTGACGAATGCTCCTTGTTTTAGCCTTGCATAAATTGCTTTTCAAAATCATGAATTTGAATTTCATGTTTTAAAATAAAATTTTATGCTTTTCAAACAATTCAAAATGATATTGCTTATATCATCGTTATTTGTATAATTTATAAAAGATTATCCCGAAAATACAAGAGAGCACAGAGGGGTTCAAAAAATGAAATAGCACTAAAAAAAGTATTATTTTTCTAGAAATTATTCAATATTCAAAAATCCTTAAACCATATGCTTTTTTGATGGTCTGAAATGACAGACGAATTGAAAATGGGGCGAAAAAAAAATTTTATACCGGAAAGGAATTTTTTTTAATGGAATAAGTAAACAATAAAAAAGGCCGGAAAATTGTAATTCCCGGCCCATATAAAATTTGGATAAAGGACTATAATCCGATATCTATCTGATGTTTCAAAATATCATCAAAGGTTTCTCTTTCTCTAATCAAATATGCCTCTCCGTTAAGAATAAGTACTTCTGCCGGTCTTAATCTTGAATTGTAATTAGAGGACATGCTAAATCCATAAGCTCCTGCATTTTTGATAGCAAGAATATCTCCCTCTTGGACTTCTTTGAGTTTCCTGTCAGCCGCAATGGTATCGGTCTCACAGATATATCCCACGACAGTGTAGACCCTTTCGGGCCCCTCCAATCTTGAGATATTGACTACGTCATGATAAGCATCATACATCATAGGCCTGATCAGGTGATTCAATCCGGAATCTACCCCCACGAAAGTGGATGCCGGTGTTGCTTTGATCACATTCACTTTAACCAGTAGGTATCCGCATTCTGAAACAAGGAACTTCCCAGGTTCAAACCAAATCTCCAATTCTGAACCATACTCCTTACAGAAATCTTTAAATGCCTGCGAAACCTTCACTCCTACTTCCTTGATGTCTGTGGCAATATCACCAGGCTTGTAAGCTACCTTAAATCCCCCTCCAAAGTCTAAAAATTTAAGCCCTTTGAACTCTTTGGCTGCATCAAAAAGAATCTCTGCTCCCTTCAAAAATACATCAGCATCCAAAATATCAGAACCAGTATGGACATGAAGTCCAACAACCTGCAGGTCATAAGCCTCCACTACCTTGAGGACATGCTTGAGTTGCAAAATCGAAATCCCAAATTTACTATCAATATGCCCAACAGAAATCTTAGCATTGCCGCCTGCAAGAATATGGGGATTCAAGCGGATACAGACCGGAACCTGATGGCCATAGTAAGTCCCAAAATGTTCCAACATAGGAATATTATCAATATTGATCATCACCCCAAGATCAACAGCTTCCTGAATTTCTTCGAAAGAAACACTGTTTGGGGTGTACATAATTTCCTGGGGCTGAAATCCAGCATGCAAACAAAGCTTCACTTCTTCAATGGAAACCGCATCTACACCAGTACCGGCCTTCTTTACCAATTTGAGAATATTGATGTTGGATAAAGCTTTGGTAGCGTATTTGATCCTGAGCTTAACATCCGAAAATGCATCCTGCAACAATTTCACCTGATCCAATATTTTCTGACCATCATATACATAAAGAGGCGTACCATAGCGCTTGGCCAAGTCGGTCAAAGCAATTCCCTGTATCTGATATTGTTGGTTTTTAATTTCCATGAATCTTGAATTTGAGGCCAAAGATACTGATCGGCAACCAATAAAAAAGGGAGATTTACACCTCCCTTTTCTTATTTGTATGGTTTTGCTAATTTAAGAAACTAATCATCCTTTCAAAAGTAGAACATTTGGACAGTTCGGACAAACAGCTCCTGTAATTGTCCCTGTTAAAAATTGTTAACCATCCAAGCTTGCTATCAATATCCAGTAAATTTGCATTATGTCAAAAACCCAAATGAAATTAATCATCCTTTTGATGTCCATTGCAAGCATTGGTCTCATAGGATTCCAATACTATTGGGTGAATAATGCACTGCGTATCAACGAGGAAAACTTTGAACAGAATGTTTACCAGTCCCTCGCCACGGCAGTGGAGCAGCTGGAAAAAGGAGAAACAAGTGATATCTTCCTATCCTATTTGGCCAAGGACACTTTAGCGCAAAAGTTACTTTTTCAAAAAATTGAACCTATTGTCGTCCAGGTCAGACAAAGACCCATCAACCGCAGACGTCCATCCCTAACGGACTCCATCATGCGGCAACCTATGCCGACAGTCAGCCAAAGGTTCAGAAGGCTGGTGGAATCAAGGGGCGTAGACCCTTCTTTGCTGAACGATCTGGACAACTTCTTCACGTATTTGACACCTCAGATCGCCTCTTCCATGTTTACTCCTGATGAAATGGAAATCCTGCTTCAGGAAAGAGAAAGGCAATTACAATATTTCAACCAAATGGAATCCTTTGGAAGAAACCGGTTTGGTACAGATCAGGAATTCATAGAAGAATACAACATTCCAATGGATGCCTTGGAAAAAATCCGTCGGACAAACCTGAAAATCGAAGCTATGAATCAGGCCTGGGAGGAACTTTTGGAGGGACAAAAAGACATCATGGAGCGGTTAGATACCACCCAACTGAAGGCCTTGGTCAAAAACCACCTGAAAGAAAGGGGTATAGATCAGCCTTTTGATATGGCCATACGCAATGATCAGGGAATGCTTATCCCTATTGGCACTCTCAAAGAACCGGAAAATTTGCTTACGGGAATACAGGCAAGGCTTTTTCCCAGCGATCTTTTGGGAAAAGAAAACCATATTCTGATTAATTTTCCGGATAAAAGGATATTTATCCTGCAGCAAATTTGGCTACCTTTATTAAGCTCTATGCTTTTTATCGGCATCATCATTTTTTGTTTTATCTATGCCATCAGAGTCATCATCCGTCAAAAAAACCTATCGGATATCAAAAATGACTTTATCAATAATATGACCCATGAGTTCAAAACACCTATTGCCACGGTAAGTCTTGCAGTGGAAGCTTTGCAAGATCCGGATTTTCTGAACCAAGATTCCTTTAGAAAAAGGTACATTGGGATCATCAAAGATGAAAACAAAAGGCTGGGACAACAGGTGGAAAAAGTCCTTCAGGCAGCCACTTTGGACAAGAAAGAATTTAAACTGAAGTTAGAAAAGCTCAATATTGAGGAAATCCTGGCAAACGCCAGTGACCTGATTGCTTTACAAGTAGAAAACAAAGGAGGAAAAATCCTTCTGGAATCAAAATTACAGGATCCTTATTTAGAAGCTGATGCTTTTCATTTAACCCATATCCTCAACAACTTGTTGGACAATGCCATCAAATATTCCAAAGAAGCTCCTTATATTCGTTTGAAAGCCTGGGATGAAAAGGAGCATATCTTTATTTCAGTGACAGATAACGGAATTGGGATGTCAAAAGAAGCCGTGAAAAAGATATTTGATAAATTTTACCGGGTTCCAACCGGAAATCTCCACGATGTAAAAGGTTTTGGCCTTGGATTGGCTTATGTAAAGACAATGCTGGAAGCGCATCACGGTGAAATTCTAGTAAAAAGTGAGCCTGGAAAAGGAAGTTCATTTACAATAAAACTACCCAAAAAACAATGAGCAAAGCAAGACTTTTAGTAGTAGAAGACGATCCCAATTTGGGAGACATTTTGCAGGAATACCTGAGCATGAAAGGTTATGAAACCATTCTTTGCAGAGATGGGGAAGAAGGTTGGTCAAAATTCAAGAAAGATAAATTTGACCTCGCAATCCTGGATATCATGATGCCAAAAAAAGATGGATTTACCTTAGGCAAAGAAATCAAAAAGGTTCAGGAGGATCTTCCTATCATTTACCTTACTGCCAAAAACCTCAAAGAAGACATCATTGAAGGACTGAGAATCGGTGCAGATGATTATATCACCAAGCCCTTCAGTATGGAAGAATTGTTGCTGAGGATTGCTGCCATTTTGAGAAGAACGCAAAAGAGCGGTGAAACCCAATCCCTGAAAGTCTACCAATTTGGGGATTTTGAACTGCACTATGATGAACAATACATCAAAAGCCCATCAGGTGACCACAAACTCACCTCTAAGGAAAATGAATTATTGAGGTTGCTGGCTTCAGAAACCAACAAACTGGTCAATAGGAGCCACGCATTGAAACAGATTTGGGGGGATGATTCCTATTTTAACGCCAGAAGCATGGATGTGTACCTCAGCAAAATCAGGAAAATATTAAAAGAAGACCCTAAAGTACAAATCATCACCGTACACGGAGAAGGTTTCAAATTGATTGTATCGGAATGATGAAGCGAAACAAAATTGCTATCCAACTATCAAAAGGGCTGATGCTACTTAGCATCGCCCTTTTTTCTTGTCAGAAAAAAAAAGAAACCGAAACTTTTTTGCCTCCTCAGTTCCAAAAAGGCCCAATAATTCAAGTCTTAGATAAAGATATTGCACTTCCCTCACTGACAAGTCATCATGATAAAACCTACGCATCCTGGGTAGAACAATCTGAAAAAACAAGTCGGCTATATTTTGCCGAATTGGTCCAAAATGAATTAAAAAACACCCACTTGATTGCTGAGGGGGAAGATTGGTTTGTCAATTGGGCAGACTATCCCCAGATCCGCATTTTTGAAGATGGAAGTTTACTTACCGTTTTTTTGAAAAAAAGTGGCCCTGGAACTTTTGCATATGATGTCATGTACACCCTTTCAAAAAATGGAAAAGAATGGACTGTTCCTCAAAAACTTCATGATGATGTCACCCAAACTGAGCATGGATTTGTTTCCATGAGCCCTTGGGGAAAAAACATGTTGATTACTTGGCTGGATGGTAGAAATACCGCAGGTGGAAATGGGCA
This Cecembia calidifontis DNA region includes the following protein-coding sequences:
- a CDS encoding PorP/SprF family type IX secretion system membrane protein; protein product: MKKLLLCFSFLVIASFGKAQDIQFSQFYAAPIYLNPAFAGSSEMTRFGVNFRNQWPGLEHSLNAYSAYFDHYFFNLNSGIGLIVNGMNETVAGLSTTEVGLAYSYRVQLGFNSFLRFGGQASFFSRDANMNQFIFESQIDRGTGSVGDQSGELLGLDSRHRYVDYHFGMLFNNEFGWLGLSAHHITQPNISFIDDQISRWPMKISAHGGLKFDLSGGSVRNFMNNSQGQRELVLAFNYKHQDPFNQLDLGAQFNLQPVVFGLWYRGLPNLGNALPNNESLIGLVGFSLGNGLDIGYSYDFTLSPLGQANTGGAHEVSMRLSFLSGDAKQAGRKGSILPCFKY
- a CDS encoding gliding motility-associated C-terminal domain-containing protein encodes the protein MSGFRKIVALIFMLSLLQQAFALSAPKSFWAYNPGSQGLERTDLGQPAAQLSVKVSGKLALCHHLDRGHIILEVSGGTPPYSFLWNNQERTQNRHNLFAGTYTVFITDSQGRRHEERIVIQPPFPLIVEMAGIQAASCSGTPDGSAKVNIRFGRGEPYKILWSHGLEDELEAKGLMPGIYSVKVIDMFNCDATLTFEIKSNADSFEVKENIQQISCSDNSSGAISLDITGGKAPYTFLWSNGMTTKDISGVGPGKYEVAIKDQAGCTINKTFEIKSPSTVEVTVSRIQHNLCHGASDGEIDMEVKGGQAPLIFSWSNGATSQNLRGLKAGTYTLKIKDASGCEVNTQVMVQEPQKLTARLESSIELNCESGEATGFAWVNIQGGVSPYTIKWGTGETGKNEIVFNRPGEIQVEVVDNTGCTVVEKLRVDFPFNNLIAGRIDFNVRKLSFSSEPEVHVLEPLVFESEIGEDFIAWEWDFGDGATAMDRDPVHVFKKPGEFDVTLRGYDIYGCSSVQKRLVTVLETEEWVTIPNAFTPNGDGLNDVFRPVYKGLVNFEMDIFNHWGEHLFASRGLEISGWDGTNKGRLLPRGNYIYKVQYTTITGETVQKTGTVTLVR
- the lysA gene encoding diaminopimelate decarboxylase is translated as MEIKNQQYQIQGIALTDLAKRYGTPLYVYDGQKILDQVKLLQDAFSDVKLRIKYATKALSNINILKLVKKAGTGVDAVSIEEVKLCLHAGFQPQEIMYTPNSVSFEEIQEAVDLGVMINIDNIPMLEHFGTYYGHQVPVCIRLNPHILAGGNAKISVGHIDSKFGISILQLKHVLKVVEAYDLQVVGLHVHTGSDILDADVFLKGAEILFDAAKEFKGLKFLDFGGGFKVAYKPGDIATDIKEVGVKVSQAFKDFCKEYGSELEIWFEPGKFLVSECGYLLVKVNVIKATPASTFVGVDSGLNHLIRPMMYDAYHDVVNISRLEGPERVYTVVGYICETDTIAADRKLKEVQEGDILAIKNAGAYGFSMSSNYNSRLRPAEVLILNGEAYLIRERETFDDILKHQIDIGL
- a CDS encoding sensor histidine kinase, which gives rise to MKLIILLMSIASIGLIGFQYYWVNNALRINEENFEQNVYQSLATAVEQLEKGETSDIFLSYLAKDTLAQKLLFQKIEPIVVQVRQRPINRRRPSLTDSIMRQPMPTVSQRFRRLVESRGVDPSLLNDLDNFFTYLTPQIASSMFTPDEMEILLQERERQLQYFNQMESFGRNRFGTDQEFIEEYNIPMDALEKIRRTNLKIEAMNQAWEELLEGQKDIMERLDTTQLKALVKNHLKERGIDQPFDMAIRNDQGMLIPIGTLKEPENLLTGIQARLFPSDLLGKENHILINFPDKRIFILQQIWLPLLSSMLFIGIIIFCFIYAIRVIIRQKNLSDIKNDFINNMTHEFKTPIATVSLAVEALQDPDFLNQDSFRKRYIGIIKDENKRLGQQVEKVLQAATLDKKEFKLKLEKLNIEEILANASDLIALQVENKGGKILLESKLQDPYLEADAFHLTHILNNLLDNAIKYSKEAPYIRLKAWDEKEHIFISVTDNGIGMSKEAVKKIFDKFYRVPTGNLHDVKGFGLGLAYVKTMLEAHHGEILVKSEPGKGSSFTIKLPKKQ
- a CDS encoding response regulator transcription factor, coding for MSKARLLVVEDDPNLGDILQEYLSMKGYETILCRDGEEGWSKFKKDKFDLAILDIMMPKKDGFTLGKEIKKVQEDLPIIYLTAKNLKEDIIEGLRIGADDYITKPFSMEELLLRIAAILRRTQKSGETQSLKVYQFGDFELHYDEQYIKSPSGDHKLTSKENELLRLLASETNKLVNRSHALKQIWGDDSYFNARSMDVYLSKIRKILKEDPKVQIITVHGEGFKLIVSE